In Castor canadensis chromosome 11, mCasCan1.hap1v2, whole genome shotgun sequence, a single genomic region encodes these proteins:
- the Atp2a3 gene encoding sarcoplasmic/endoplasmic reticulum calcium ATPase 3: protein MEEAHLLPAADVLRRFSVTAEDGLSPAQVTGARERYGPNELPTEEGKSLWELVLEQFEDLLVRILLLAALVSFVLAWFEEGEETTTAFVEPLVIMLILVANAIVGVWQERNAENAIEALKEYEPEMGKVIRSDRKGVQRIRARDIVPGDIVEVAVGDKVPADLRLIEIKSTTLRVDQSILTGESVSVTKHTDAIPDPRAVNQDKKNLLFSGTNISSGKAMGVAVATGLHTELGKIRSQMAAVEPERTPLQRKLDEFGRQLSHAISMICVAVWIINIGHFADPAHGGSWFRGAIYYFKIAVALAVAAIPEGLPAVITTCLALGTRRMARKNAIVRSLPSVETLGCTSVICSDKTGTLTTNQMSVCRMFVVAEAEAGFCRLHEFTISGTTYAPEGEVWQGEQTVHCGQFDGLVELATICALCNDSALDYNETKGVYEKVGEATETALTCLVEKMNVFDTDLNALSRVERAGACNAVIKQLMRKEFTLEFSRDRKSMSVYCTPTCSDPKAQGSKMFVKGAPESVIERCCSVRVGSRTVPLNTTSREQILAKIRDWGSGSDTLRCLALATRDQPPRKEDMQLDDTSKFVQYETDLTFVGCVGMLDPPRPEVAACITRCHQAGIRVVMITGDNKGTAVAICRRLGIFGDTEDVSDKAYTGREFDDLSLEQQRRACRSACCFARVEPAHKARIVENLQSFNEVTAMTGDGVNDAPALKKAEIGIAMGSGTAVAKSAAEMVLSDDNFASIVAAVEEGRAIYSNMKQFIRYLISSNVGEVVCIFLTAILGLPEALIPVQLLWVNLVTDGLPATALGFNPPDLDIMEKLPRNPQEALISGWLFFRYLAIGVYVGLATVAAATWWFLYDSEGPHITFFQLRNFLKCSEDNPLFAGINCEIFESRFPTTMALSVLVTIEMCNALNSVSENQSLLRMPPWLNPWLLAAVAMSMALHFLILFVPPLPLIFQVTPLSGRQWVVVLQMSLPVILLDEALKYLSRNHVDEKKDQK from the exons ATGGAGGAGGCGCACCTGCTCCCGGCCGCCGACGTTTTGCGCCGCTTCTCGGTGACTGCCGAGGATGGCCTGAGCCCCGCGCAGGTGACCGGCGCGCGGGAGCGCTACGGCCCCAACG AGCTCCCCACTGAGGAAG GGAAGTCCCTGTGGGAGCTGGTGCTGGAGCAGTTTGAAGACCTCCTGGTGCGCATCCTGCTGCTGGCCGCCCTGGTCTCCTTT GTCCTGGCCTGGTTTGAGGAGGGTGAGGAGACCACTACAGCCTTCGTGGAGCCCCTGGTCATCATGCTGATCCTTGTGGCCAATGCGATCGTGGGCGTATGGCAG GAGCGTAATGCTGAGAATGCCATCGAGGCCTTGAAGGAGTATGAGCCTGAGATGGGCAAGGTGATCCGCTCAGACCGCAAGGGCGTGCAGAGGATCCGCGCTCGGGACATTGTTCCTGGAGACATTGTGGAAGTGGCAG TGGGAGACAAAGTGCCTGCAGATCTCCGTCTCATCGAGATCAAATCTACCACGCTGCGAGTGGACCAGTCTATCCTGACAG GTGAATCTGTGTCTGTGACCAAGCACACAGATGCTATCCCAGATCCCAGAGCTGTGAACCAGGACAAGAAGAACCTGCTATTTTCT GGCACCAATATTTCATCTGGCAAGGCCATGGGTGTGGCAGTGGCCACAGGCTTGCACACGGAGCTGGGAAAAATCCGGAGCCAGATGGCAGCTGTGGAGCCTGAGCGGACGCCATTGCAGCGCAAGCTAGATGAATTTGGACGGCAGCTGTCCCATGCTATCTCCATGATCTGCGTGGCTGTGTGGATCATCAACATTGGCCACTTTGCTGACCCCGCCCATGGTGGCTCCTGGTTCCGTGGTGCCATCTACTACTTCAAGATCGCTGTGGCCCTGGCTGTGGCCGCCATCCCGGAGGGCCTCCCAGCAGTCATCACTACATGCCTGGCACTGGGCACCCGGCGCATGGCACGCAAAAATGCCATTGTGCGGAGCCTGCCCTCCGTGGAGACCCTGGGCTGCACCTCAGTCATCTGCTCTGATAAGACAGGCACACTCACCACTAATCAGATGTCTGTCTGCAGG ATGTTCGTGGTAGCGGAAGCAGAAGCAGGCTTCTGCCGTTTGCATGAATTCACCATCTCGGGTACTACTTATGCCCCGGAAGGCGAAGT GTGGCAAGGGGAACAGACTGTGCACTGTGGGCAGTTTGATGGGCTTGTGGAGCTGGCAACCATCTGTGCCCTGTGCAACGATTCAGCGCTGGATTACAATGAG ACTAAGGGTGTGTATGAGAAGGTGGGAGAGGCCACAGAGACGGCCCTGACTTGCCTGGTGGAGAAGATGAATGTGTTTGACACAGACCTGAATGCACTGTCCCGGGTGGAGCGAGCTGGCGCCTGCAATGCG GTCATCAAGCAGCTCATGAGGAAGGAGTTCACCCTCGAGTTCTCCCGGGACCGGAAATCCATGTCAGTTTATTGCACGCCCACCTGCTCTGACCCCAAGGCCCAGGGCAGCAAGATGTTTGTGAAG GGGGCTCCTGAAAGTGTGATTGAGCGCTGCTGCTCAGTTCGTGTGGGGAGCCGAACAGTACCCCTGAACACCACCTCCAGGGAGCAGATCCTTGCAAAGATCCGGGACTGGGGCTCAGGCTCAGACACACTGCGTTGCCTAGCACTGGCCACCCGGGATCAGCCCCCGAGGAAGGAGGACATGCAGCTGGATGACACCAGCAAGTTTGTGCAGTACGAG ACAGACCTGACCTTTGTAGGCTGTGTGGGCATGCTGGACCCACCCCGGCCTGAGGTGGCTGCCTGCATCACACGTTGCCACCAGGCAGGCATTCGAGTGGTCATGATCACAGGGGACAATAAAGGCACAGCTGTGGCCATCTGCCGTCGGCTTGGCATCTTTGGGGACACAGAGGACGTGTCAGACAAGGCCTATACAGGCCGTGAATTTGATGACCTCAGCCTTGAGCAGCAGCGCCGTGCCTGCCGCTCTGCCTGCTGCTTCGCCCGTGTGGAGCCAGCACACAAGGCCCGAATTGTGGAGAACCTGCAGTCCTTCAATGAGGTCACCGCCATG ACTGGTGATGGGGTGAACGATGCACCAGCCCTGAAGAAAGCAGAGATTGGCATTGCCATGGGCTCAGGCACAGCCGTGGCCAAGTCTGCTGCAGAGATGGTGCTGTCAGATGACAACTTTGCATCCATTGTGGCTGCAGTAGAGGAAGGTCGGGCCATCTATAGTAACATGAAGCAATTCATTCGCTACCTCATTTCCTCGAATGTCGGCGAGGTGGTCTG CATCTTCCTCACGGCAATTCTGGGCCTGCCTGAAGCCCTGATCCCTGTGCAGCTGCTCTGGGTGAACCTGGTGACAGACGGCCTACCTGCCACAGCCCTGGGCTTCAACCCTCCAGACCTAGATATCATGGAGAAGCTTCCCCGGAACCCTCAAGAGGCCCTCATCAGTGGCTGGCTCTTCTTCCGGTATCTGGCTATTGGAG TGTACGTAGGCCTGGCCACAGTGGCTGCCGCCACCTGGTGGTTCCTGTATGACTCCGAGGGACCCCACATCACTTTCTTCCAGCTG AGGAACTTCCTGAAGTGCTCCGAGGACAACCCACTCTTTGCTGGCATCAACTGCGAGATCTTTGAGTCCCGCTTTCCCACAACTATGGCCTTGTCTGTGCTGGTGACCATTGAAATGTGCAATGCCCTCAACAG CGTATCTGAGAACCAGTCACTGCTGCGGATGCCACCCTGGCTGAATCCCTGGCTCCTGGCAGCCGTGGCCATGTCCATGGCCCTGCACTTTCTCATCTTGTTTGTGCCACCCCTGCCT CTCATTTTCCAGGTGACCCCACTGAGTGGGCGGCAGTGGGTGGTGGTGCTACAGATGTCTCTGCCTGTCATCCTGCTTGATGAGGCCCTCAAGTACCTGTCTCGGAACCAC